In Nocardia sputorum, a single genomic region encodes these proteins:
- the sucD gene encoding succinate--CoA ligase subunit alpha, whose translation MSIFLNKDSKVIVQGITGGEGTKHTALMLKAGTQIVGGVNARKAGTTVAHTDKDGNAVELPVFGTVAEAIKETGADVSIAFVPPKFAKDAIIEAIDAEIPLLVVITEGIPVQDTAYAWAYNVEKGSKTRIIGPNCPGIITPGESLVGITPANITGKGPIGLVSKSGTLTYQMMYELRDFGFSTSIGIGGDPVIGTTHIDAIEAFEKDPETKLIVMIGEIGGDAEERAAAYIKANVTKPVVGYVAGFTAPEGKTMGHAGAIVSGSSGTAQAKKDALEAAGVKVGKTPSETAALAREILEKASISA comes from the coding sequence ATGTCTATCTTCCTGAACAAGGACTCCAAGGTCATCGTCCAGGGCATCACCGGCGGCGAGGGCACCAAGCACACCGCGCTGATGCTGAAGGCGGGCACCCAGATCGTGGGCGGTGTGAACGCGCGCAAGGCGGGCACCACCGTCGCGCACACCGACAAGGACGGCAACGCGGTCGAACTGCCGGTGTTCGGCACCGTCGCCGAGGCCATCAAGGAGACCGGCGCCGACGTGTCCATCGCGTTCGTGCCGCCGAAGTTCGCCAAGGACGCCATCATCGAGGCCATCGACGCGGAGATCCCGCTGCTGGTGGTCATCACCGAGGGCATCCCGGTGCAGGACACCGCCTACGCGTGGGCCTACAACGTGGAGAAGGGCAGCAAGACCCGGATCATCGGCCCGAACTGCCCCGGCATCATCACCCCGGGCGAGTCGCTGGTCGGCATCACCCCGGCCAACATCACCGGCAAGGGCCCGATCGGCCTGGTCTCCAAGTCCGGCACGCTGACCTACCAGATGATGTACGAGCTGCGCGACTTCGGCTTCTCGACCTCCATCGGCATCGGCGGCGACCCGGTCATCGGCACCACCCACATCGACGCCATCGAGGCGTTCGAGAAGGACCCGGAGACCAAACTGATCGTGATGATCGGCGAGATCGGCGGCGACGCCGAGGAGCGGGCCGCGGCCTACATCAAGGCCAACGTCACCAAGCCGGTCGTCGGCTACGTGGCGGGCTTCACCGCCCCCGAGGGCAAGACCATGGGCCACGCGGGCGCCATCGTGTCCGGTTCGTCGGGCACCGCCCAGGCGAAGAAGGACGCGCTGGAGGCCGCGGGCGTGAAGGTCGGCAAGACGCCGTCCGAGACCGCCGCGCTGGCTCGCGAGATCCTCGAGAAGGCCAGCATCAGCGCCTGA